A portion of the Oncorhynchus nerka isolate Pitt River linkage group LG27, Oner_Uvic_2.0, whole genome shotgun sequence genome contains these proteins:
- the LOC135565220 gene encoding uncharacterized protein LOC135565220: protein MKDGLRSVGYTELPENINSGAEGDVIHLWYFSGASPKYDIPIVDLLLTTNVKTEAVQFKYGWEMLPCDLNRGSLGDFIYLWVKRESETYICDVAATISYQEHINLFNKGYIRIDEDLNRGAGGNWIFLWYRQSTDKGCGVTRVNVSVNHEQDFSLQQRGFSVVNVNLNEGTSGQPVFVWLKKDGSLPIKALTVTSNPKADGPYEEAGLVSIGKSLNSGNNGVPLFLWYGK, encoded by the coding sequence ATGAAAGATGGCCTGAGGAGTGTAGGGTACACTGAGCTCCCAGAAAACATCAACTCTGGAGCAGAGGGAGATGTCATCCATCTGTGGTACTTTAGTGGTGCAAGCCCTAAGTATGACATTCCCATTGTAGATCTGCTACTCACCACTAATGTGAAGACAGAGGCCGTTCAATTCAAATACGGCTGGGAAATGCTACCATGTGATCTGAACCGCGGTAGCTTAGGAGATTTCATCTACCtctgggtgaagagagagagtgagacctaCATCTGTGACGTTGCTGCCACCATCTCATACCAAGAACACATCAACCTTTTCAACAAGGGCTACATCCGGATTGATGAAGATCTCAATAGaggtgctggaggaaactggATCTTCCTCTGGTACCGCCAATCCACCGATAAGGGCTGCGGGGTCACCAGGGTGAATGTATCCGTCAACCATGAGCAGGATTTCAGCCTACAGCAGCGTGGTTTCTCCGTGGTGAATGTTAACCTCAACGAGGGAACATCTGGTCAGCCAGTGTTTGTCTGGCTCAAGAAAGATGGATCTCTCCCTATCAAGGCCTTGACCGTTACATCCAACCCCAAGGCAGACGGTCCTTATGAGGAGGCGGGCTTGGTTTCCATCGGGAAAAGTCTGAATTCTGGCAACAACGGTGTCCCCCTCTTCCTCTGGTATGGCAAGTAA